TCGCGATCGCCTAGGGATTCAATCAAATCTTGACCCGTGAGCAAGCCGGTGACGGTGAGCGCTTGACCCCAGTAGCGACTGGCTAAACCGACTAGATCGACTTGCAAGCCTTGGACTCGATTTAATCGAGCTTGGAGGGGTTGAAAAGCTTGCTCTACCACATTCCCCACCACCCAAGTCAGCCGACGGGATGGCGCAATTTGAGGAGGTAAAGCCTCGGCTTGGCGTTCAAATTCACTAATAAACGACCGAATGGAACCTACGCCGTTTTCCAGTTGGGGATATTGTTCGTACCAACTGGCGGCGGGCAGGGGTTGACCAGCAATGAGATACCATTCATCGGCCAACCAAGCAAAGCGGCTGCCGAGTTCCGCTTGAAATTGCGACTGGAGAGCCTCAACGAGTGAGATCGTCGCCGCAGCATCGGCAGGCTGCACGGGGCGTAATTCATCCTCCGTGGGCCGAAAGCGGGTCAGACCGACGGGCACAACAGCCACCGAGGCTACGGTTGCAGGATCACCTGTATGAAAAGCGGCTAAATCCGTCAGAGTTCGCTGCAGTTGGGCCCCATCGTTAAGGTCTGGACAGACGACGACCTGCGCGTGAATTTGCAGGTGGTGCTCACGGAACCACTGCAACTGCTCAACAATCAAGCCCGCCCGTTCATTTTTGAGCAACCGCCGCCGCAGATCGGGATCGGTGGCATGGACGGAAACATAGAGCGGTGACAACCGCAGCTGAGCAATGCGTCGCCATTCTGCTTCGCTGAGGTTCGTCAGTGTCAGGTAGGAGCCGTAGAGAAAACTAAGGCGATAGTCGTCATCTTTGTAGTAAAGGCTCTCGCGTTTCCCGGGGGGTTGCTGATCAATAAAGCAAAAGGGACAGCGATTGTTGCACTGAATCAACCCATCGAAGAGAGCGGTCTCAAATTCCAGCCCTAGCCCTTCGTCGGTGTCTTTCTCAATGTCGATTTGGTGCGATCGCCCAGCAGCATCCAGCACCTCTAACGCTAAAAACTCATCGCTGCAGAGGAATTGATAATCGATCAGATCGCGGGGTTGCTGACCATTGATCGAAACGATCGCATCGCCCGGCTCAAAGCCAATTTCAGCCGCAATCGAATCCGGTAAAACTCGGCTAATGCGGGCGGGTTGAAGACTCGAACGGCTCATGGGGGCGATCGCAGGACAGGATTAATGAAAAAAGCACACCCTTCCATTAAATATTCTGCAAAGTTCCCGTGGCGATCGCCGTCAGAATCAGACCGCCAAAGATAATCCGATAGATGACGAAGCTCCAAGTGTTGTGGGTGCGCAGAAAACGCAGCAACCAAGCGATCGCCAACCAAGAGAAGATCAGCGAAGACAGCGTACCGATTGCGAGAACACCCAAGGAGGATCCGTCCAATCCTGCCTCGAGTAAGTCCTTGAGTTCGACTAAGCCTGCGATCGTGATCGCCGGAATTCCCAGCAGGAAGGAGAAGCGGGCAGCGGTATCGCGTTTCAAGCCTCGGAATAAACCTGCAGTCAGGGTTGAGCCCGATCGCGAGACACCAGGCACCAAGGCCAAGGCTTGGGCCAAGCCCATCCACAGGCCATCTGCAAGGCGCAGTTGACTGAGATCGCGCTGATGTTTGCTCAGTTGCTCAGAGGCACCTAGCAAGAGCCCCATCACGATGGAGACCACCGCGATCGCGCCCAAACTACGCAGAGGGGAATTGTCGTAATCGGGAATGAAGCGCTTGATCAGCAGGCCGCCGATCAGAATTGGAATGGTGCCAAAGAGGATGCCCAAGCCCATCTGGGCCGATTCACTGCGAAAATCCTTTTGCCGGACGGCGCTGACCAGCCCCCGCAGAACGTAGGTCAAGTCCTGACGGAAGTAGGACAGGACTGCCACAATGCTGCCGAGCTGAATCACCGCAGTAAACGCCACACCAGGATCGCCCCAGCCCAAGACCACTGGCACAACTTTGAGGTGAGCTGTGCTGCTGATTGGCAAAAATTCAGTGGCACCTTGGACAAACCCCAAAACAATGGCCTGCCAAAGGTCGAGGCGATCGGCGCTACTGACAGCAATGAGCATGGAGAGCGCTTCCTGTCCGCGGATCACGGGCGTGAGACAACTTCAGCATTGTGACTGATTGTTGCTCTTTCGTTGTGGCGATCGCGGCAATCGAGCGGCTGGCTACTTTTCGAGCCGCACCACGTACCACTGCACCACCAGTCCAGGCTCTGTCTCAAACTCGCAGGCAGTGTTGAGCAGGTCCTGCGCTTGGGCTTTGCGATCGCCGCGCTCCGCCGTACCCATCGGCAAATTGTCGGGATAGCGATCGATCAGGGCTTCTAGATAGGCCAGCATTTCCTCTGGCGTCACAAACCGTTCTGGCTGATTGGGTTCCAGCAGGACATAGGCGTCTTCGCGATAGAGCAGAGCATTGGCCATAGCAAACTCCTAGAAGAGATTCGTCAACGCCTAAACGGTGCTGAGCGGCTGGGGAACGAGTTCCGCTGCAACATTGATGGCAAAAGCGGCCTCCAGCGCATGACGGTTGTAGTCAAAACTCCAGAGTTCTAGGGCACAGTCCTCACCAGACCGAGCGGGATGGAGTTGAAGCAGCAGCTGTCGTTGGGGTGCGAGATAACGACAGTGGAGGCTGGCGATCGCTCCTACTTGTCGGCGATCGAGGGCAACTGCCGCCCGCAGAATAGCGCTGAGCTGTTCCACGAGGCGGCGCTGTTCTTTGGTAGGTAAGGTGCGGAAGTTCTCGTGTTTTTTCTTGGGCAGACTCTTGCGGTGATAGCGTGCCAGATTGGCGATCAACTCAATTTCTGTCTCGTTGTAGCCCAGCAGTCCGCCGTGGCGAATCAAGTAATAGGAATGCTTGTGGTGCGAGGAGTGGTCGATGTGATGGCCGCAGTTGTGGAGAATTGCAGCGGCCCAGAGCAGCTGTCGTTCGCCTTCGCCCCATTGGTGCAGGTATCCCTGCAGCTGATCGAAGAGACTGAGGGCTAACCGGGCAACCTGCTCGCCGTGACTGACATCCACCCGAAACTTGCGCGCTTGATTGTAGACACTGCGCTGCCGCACCGATCCCTGATAGCGCAATTTATCTTCGATCAGCCCATGACTGAGCATCCAATCGACAATCAACCCTTCGCGCAGCGCCCGCTCGCAGATCGTGATCTGATCGCAGCCCAACATCTGCATCGTTTCCTGCAGCACGATCGCCCCAGCCACAATGATCTCGGCCCGTCGTTCTGAGAGCTCCGGCAGGGTTTGACGCTCGGCAAACGGCATCCGTCGCAACTGCTGAACCAGTTGTTGCAGATCACTCAGGGCCAAGCTGTAGCCATTAAATGTCGTGGGCAAGCCCCCCTGACTTTGATGGGCATGCAGGGCTGCCAGGGCTTGAATCGTACCCGAGGTCCCAATTAGGCGCAGGGGCGTGCTGGGGGGTAGGGCCGCTTTGACTTCATCGACCGCCCGCTCGACCATGCCCCGCACATAAGCCTGCAGCACAGTGTATTCACTGGGGCTAATCGGGTCGGTGTGAATGAACTCCTGAGTCAGCCGGACTGCACCGACTTTGGTACTGGTCAGACAGAGGGGTTCTTGCCCTGCACCCAGAATTAGCTCGGTGGAACCGCCGCCAATGTCGATAATGGCGTGGTGTCGTTGCTGGAAATCCATGCCCGACAGCACCCCAAGGTAAATGCGCCGTGCTTCCTCGGGGCCAGAGATTAAATCAACTTCCAGCCCGACTTCATGGATGACGCGATCGAGAAATTGGCGACCATTGGGGGCTTCCCGCACCGCACTGGTGGCCACAGCCACGATTTGGGTGGCTCCCCGAGCCGCCGCGATCGCCTGGCACCGTTGCAGGGCTTGCAATGCGCGCTCCATCGCAGCTTCAGTCAATTCCCCCGTCGCCGGATCGCGATCGCCCAAGCGAACTGTGGCCTTCTCGGTGCCAATGATGTCGAAGGCGGGCAGATCGGGCCGAATCCGCACCACCACCATGTGAATGGAGTTCGTGCCCACATCAATCGCCGCCAAAATCGGTTCCGACCCTAGCTCGCTCGGCAGGGACGGCTGGGTGTGGGGCACAATCTCGGTGCTCATGGGCGCGGGTTCCAAGCTAGGCCTAGTCTGCCATGCAGCGGGGGACTCACTGGCAGTGGGATAATAAAGCCGTTCTTGACGGTGCTATGAGTTCCTCTGCCTCCCGTGAATCGACTTGGTTAGCAGTCATTCGCCTACTGCGCTGGGACAAGCCAGCAGGGCGCTTGATTCTCTTGATTCCTGCACTCTGGGCAGTGGTACTGGCTTCCGCTGGGCGGCCTGATTTTGGCTTGCTGTTGGTGATCGTGAGTGGCGGATTGGCTGCCAGTGCCGCCGGTTGCGTGATCAATGATCTTTGGGATCGCAACCTCGATCCGCGGGTTGAGCGCACCAAACAACGCCCGTTGGCTTCTCGTCGTCTCTCAACACGGGTGGGCGCGATCGCGGCGATCGTATCGCTAGTCGCTGCTTGGGGACTGTCCCAATTCCTCACTCCCCTTGGCTACTGGCTCTGCGTGGCGGCTGTGCCTGTGATTGTGCTCTATCCTGGTGCGAAACGCGTCTTTCCAGTCCCGCAACTGGTGCTGGCGATCGCTTGGGGATTCAGTGTGCTGATCAGCTGGGCAGCCGTCCAAGGGGAACTGCAGCCAGCAACAGCGGCACTCTGGGCAGCGACACTGTTTTGGACCTTGGGCTTTGATACGGTTTATGCCCTCGCCGATCGCGAAGACGACATTCAAGTGGGCATCCAGTCCAGCGCCCGCTTCTTTGGTGACTTAGCCCCACAGGCGATCGCGGCTTGCTACCTCTTGACTAGCCTCTTCCTGGCTTGGACGGGGGTTTTACTCAACCTCCATCCGCTCTTTTGGTTGACCTGGGGCGGGGCGACAGGCTTGTGGGTCTATCAAAGCTGGCGCTTGCGAGAGCCGCTGCCGCGCTCAGTCTATAGCCAGATTTTTGCGGAGAACGTCTCGATTGGTCTGTTGGTACTGACAGGCTTTTGGTTAGGGGTTGGGCTACTGTGACGAGCGTCTGGCCAGAGCCTCTTCAACCGGGCGATCGCCTGCTGGCGATCGCGCCTAGTGGTTGCCTGCGTGAACTTGACGCTCTGCAAGCAGCGCTTGAGCTTTGGCGGCAGGCGGGCTTTCAGATTGACCTCGCGCCGCACTGGCAGGAGCAACAGGGATATTTAGCCGGCAGCGATCGCGATCGCCTCGCGGACTTGAAAGCAGGTTGGCTCGATCCGCACTATCGCGGCTTGGTCTGCATTCGGGGTGGCTGGGGTGCTGCTCGACTTCTCGAAGGATGGGACGACTGGCCAACTCCACCAGAACCGAAATGGTTGATTGGCTTTTCGGATATCACCACGCTGTTGTGGACGCTGACGCGCCAGCAACGGGGAGCGGTTCATGCTCCCGTTTTGACGACCCTAGCAGCGGAACCCCCGCGATCGCTGCAGCGCCTTTGGGATTGTCTGCAAGGCAAACCACTAGAACCCCTCGCCGGTAGCGTCTGGGTGCCCGGAACAGCAGAAGGCCCCATCTACCCCGCCAACCTAACAGTGGCGACCCATCTGCTGGGAACGCCTTGGCTGCCCGACCTGCGCGGTGCCATTCTGGCGATCGAGGATGTTTCGGAGCAACCCTATCGGCTTGATCGCTTGTTGACCCAGTGGCGCTTAAGCGGTCAACTCCAGCATCTGGCTGGGATTGCGGTCGGGCGCTTCAGTCAGTGCGATCCGCCCTCCGATCGCCCCAGTTTTAGTGTCGAAGCGGTTCTGCGCGATCGCCTCAGTGACCTTGGGATCCCAGTGCTCGCGGACTTGCCCTTCGGGCATGATGGCGAAAATGCTGCCTTGCCGGTCTGGGCGATCGCCCAGATTCAAGGCGATCGCCTCCAGATTGATTGGCCCGCTGCCAGTCAGGAGTAAGAGAAGCTACAACTGACAGCGATCGCGTTAGTGGGGCACTACAGGGCATTCGGCGAAGTTTTTCGACCAAACCTCAGGGTGAACCGTCAGTTGCGACTTGAGTTCAGCAGGCAAATTCCACTGTTCGGGATGGGGCAGGTCAGCGCCAGTGGGTTGAGCGCCACAGTAGGGACGGCTGCCCGGTTTATCGAGGTACTGCTGGTGGTACTCCTCCGCGAAGTAGAAGGTCGGCGCATCAATGATTTCAGTAGTGATGGCGCCGTAGCCCTTGGCTTTTAAGACCGCTTGGTAGGCTGCTTGAGAAGCCAGCGCAATCTGCTTTTGCTCGGGCGTGTAGCAATAGATGCCAGAGCGGTATTGCGTACCGCGATCGGGTCCTTGACCCATCCCTTGGGTGGGGTCGTGGCTCTCCCAAAAGGCTTTGAGCAGGTCCGCGTAGCTAATGCGATCGGGATCGTAGGCAACGCGCACGACTTCGTTATGGCCTGTCAGTCCGCTGCAGACTTCACGATAGTTCGGGTTGGGGGTCAGGCCGCCAGCATAGCCAACCGCTGTCGAGTAGACGCCGGGCAACTGCCAAAACTGTTTTTCGGTTCCCCAGAAGCAGCCGTTACCAAAGAGGGCGAGTTGAATCCCGACTGGAAAGGGGCCATCAAGCGGAGTCCCCAGCACAAAGTGTTTTGCCGGCACCAGCATCGCTTGCGCACGACCCGGTAAGGCCTGTTCAGGAGTAGGGAGGCCGGGTTTCTTGCCAAACAGTCCAAACATGGTGCGATCGCAGGAATGTGCTTCTCCACTCTGCCATTTCTCTCCCCTTGCCTAGGGTCGCAACGATCGCAGCGCAACCGAGGGCTTCAGGCGACCGTCTCGCTCGGTCCAAACCAAGATCGACTGCGATTAGCGATCGCGACCAGCACCAGCATCATCGGCACTTCCACCAAAACACCGACTACCGTGGCGATCGCCGCGCCGGACTGCAGGCCAAACAGACTGATTGCCACAGCAACTGCCAGCTCAAAGAAGTTCGAAGTCCCGATCAAAGCAGCGGGGGCAGCCTGACTGTGGGGTAGCTTCCAGCGCCAAGCCCAGGCGTAGGCGATCGCAAAAATCAGCAGACTTTGCAGCAAAATCGGCACGGCAATGAGAGCGATCGTCTGGGGCTGCGCCAAAAAAGCCGATGCTTGAAAGCCAAAGAGTAGCAGCACCGTCAGCAATAGTCCGAGGGTTGAGAATGGCTTACAGGCGCGATCGAACTGACTGATTGCAGCCGCTCCCCGTTTCAACAAGCGGTTGCGCAAGCTTTGTCCGACGAGCAAGGGCACCGCCACGTAGAGCAGCACGGAGCCCAAGAGGGTTGGCCAAGGTACGGTGATCGCAGCGAGTCCTAGCAACAGCGCAGTGATCGGGGCATAGGCAACGACTGTCACCAAGTCATTGACCGCCACTTGAATGAGCGTGAAGGTCGGATCGCCCTGCGTCAGACGGCTCCAGACGAAAACCATGGCAGTGCAAGGCGCAGCCCCCAAGAGGATCAGACCGGCGATCGCCGACTCCGCAAGCTGGGGTTCAATCCAGTCCCGAAAGAACCAACCGAGGAACAGCCAGCCGAGCAGCGCCATCGTGAATGGCTTGATTGCCCAGTTGACTGCCAGCGTGACGATAAACCCCTTGGGCTGACGACCGAGTTGCTTAGCAGCCCCTAAATCAACATCAACCAGCATCGGCAGAATCATGCACCAGATCAGCACCGCGATCGGCAGGTTGATCTGAGCAATTTCCCAACGGCTTAAACCGGCAAAGAAAGCCGGAAATTGCTGACCCAGCAGTAGACCCAACCCGATCGCGATCGCTACCCAGAGACTGAGCCAGCGTTCAAAGAAACCCAAGCGGGGGGCGCGATCGCAGGAAGCAGTCATAGGAGTGGGGCTTGTGTTGCAGAAAACAGGCTGGCGCTGCTTATCAAGATAATTTGATGAGTAGTGCAACTGTCAAGGAATGACGCCATGCGCGTTGGCATCAATGGATTTGGGCGGATCGGCCGACTGGCTCTGCGAGCCGCGTGGGATTGGACAGAACTGGAGGTTGTCCAGATCAATGAACCCTACGGTGAGGCTGCCGCTGCAGCGCATTTATTAGAGTTTGACTCCAGTCAAGGGCGCTGGTCGCGCGAGATCACGGCGACGGCAGACAGCCTGACGATTGAGGGGCGATCGCTACACTACAGTCGCGCCACCAATCCAGCCGCGATCGATTGGGCAGCGCAGGGCGTTGAGCTGGTTTTGGAGTGCAGCGGCCAATTTCGGACGGCAGAGAAGCTGGAGCCACATTTTCAGGCGGGCGTTCAAACCGTGATTGTTTCTGCGCCCGTAAAAGAGGCGCTGAATATCGTCATGGGGGTCAACGACAATCGCTACGACCCTAGCCAGCACCGGCTGCTAACCGCTGCTTCCTGTACGACCAACTGTCTGGCACCCGTTGTCAAAGTCTTGCAGGAGGCGATCGGGATTCGCCATGGTTTGGTGACGACCATTCATGACCAAACGGCGACGCAGTCAATCGTTGATTCCTATCACAAAGACCTACGGCGATCGCGGGCAGCGGGGCAGTCGCTGATTCCGACTTCGACTGGATCAGCCACTGCGATCGGGCTAATTTTTCCAGAGCTGCAGGGCAAACTCGACGGTTTGGCAGTGCGGGTGCCGCTGCTCAATGCCTCACTGACTGATGCGGTGTTTGAACTAGAGCATGAGACGTCTGTTGAGGAGGTTAATGGTCTGTTTCAAGCAGCTGCCAGCGGTTCACTGCAAGGAATCTTGGGCTACGAAGAGCGACCGCTAGTTTCGGTGGATTATCGCGGTGATGCGCGATCAGCGATCGTGGATGCCCTTTCCACACGCGTGATCAACGGTACGCAGGTCAAGGTTCTGGCTTGGTACGACAACGAATGGGGCTATAGCAACCGCTTGACGGAACTGGCACGGAAAGTTGCGAGGGCGTTGGCATGAGTGCTTCCTCTGAGGCGATCGCCCTGCGCCGCTACGCCTTGGTGACACTGGCCTATTGGGGCTTCACGATTACCGATGGGGCGCTGCGACTGCTCGTCCTGCTCTACTTCAACCAGATTGGCTACAGTCCGCTGGCGATCGCGAGCCTTTTTCTGCTCTACGAAATCTTCGGCATCGTCACCAATTTTTTGGGTGGCTGGATTGGGGCTCGCTTTGGCCTCAAGCTGACGCTCTACGGCGGCGTTGCTTTGCAAATTGCGGCGCTGTTGCTGCTATCCAGCCTCAATCGCAACTGGCCAATGTGGGGCGCGATCGCTTGGGTGATGGCCGCGCAAGCGCTCTCCGGCATCGCCAAAGATCTGACCAAGATGAGCGCCAAGAGTGCGATTCGCTTGGTGGTGCCGCGTCAGGCCGAAGGACGCCTGTTCAAATGGGTGGCCGTGCTCACCGGCTCTAAGAATGCTCTGAAAGGCGTGGGCTTTTTTGTCGGCAGTCTGTTGCTAGCCAGTTTGGGCTACCAAGGGGCATTACAGGCTCTCGCTGTCGGTCTCAGCCTGGTTTTGATTAGCAGCATCGGGGTGCCCGCCAACCTTGGCCAACTGAAGCGCAAGCCAAAGTTCAAGCAGCTTTTTTCCAAATCTCAGGGCATCAATATCCTCTCCGCAGCTCGCTTTTTCCTGTTTGGCGCACGGGATATTTGGTTCGTCGTTGCCTTACCGGTCTTCCTCCGCACCGCGCCACCCTTGGGATTGGGCTGGAGTTTCACGCAGACGGGCGCCTTTCTGGCGTTGTGGGTGATTGGCTATGGCTTAATTCAAACGATCGCGCCGCCTTTATTGCGCTGGCTGGAAACAGGTCGTCCCCCCAGTCCGCAGACTGTACAACGCTGGGGCAGTGGCCTAGCGATCGCACCTGCTGGGATGGCGATCGCACTGCAAGCGGGTTGGGCGGCAGGGCCAGTGGTGATTGTGGGGCTAGCCTTGTTTGGCCTGCTGTTTGCCGTTAATTCCGCCGTGCATTCCTACTTGGTTTTGGCTTACAGCGCCGATGATCAGGTCGCCTTAGATGTTGGCTTCTACTACATGGCGAATTCAGCGGGGCGACTGGCGGGTACTGTCCTGTCAGGACTGATCTTCCAACTGCTAGGGCTGACAGGATGCCTTTGGGGATCCGCCTTGATGGTGGCGCTGGCCGCCGCGATCGCCCTTGCCTTGCCCGCTTTACCAACCACGCCCTCAGCAACCGCAACGAGCTGAGCACTGACTTGTGAGGCAGCCGCCAACATGGCAGCCTGAGGAAATTGCGCTGCGCTGATCATGTCCGCTGCTCCCCCAACTTGGACGCCCGTTCCCACAGACGATGGCTCCTACACGTTTTACTCCGAGACGTTTCAGGAGACCTTTCACAGCCGCGAGGGAGCCCGTCAGGAAGCTGAGCAAAAGTATGTGCAGCAGTTGCAAATCGGCACTTGGGCAGCCCAGCGATCGCCCCTGCGGATTTTAGATGTCTGCTATGGCCTCGGCTACAACACCGCTGCAGCGTTGGAATCGGTTCTGGCAGCCGGTGAGGGGCACTTGCAATGGCTGGGCTTAGAACTGGATCCCACTGTGCCGCAGGCTGTGGTCAGTAGCAATTTGATTCAGGAATGGTCACCGCCGGTGCAACAGATGCTGCGGGATCTGGCCCAGACCGGTAACCACCAGAGCGATCGCTTTCAGGGGCAACTGCTCTGGGGCGATGCCCGCCAGACAATCCAAGAGGCGATCGCCCAGAACTTTCAAGCTGACGCTATTTTTCTCGATCCCTTCTCGCCCAAGCGCTGTCCCCAGCTCTGGACGGTGGAGTTTTTACAGCTCGTGGCTCGCTGCTTAGCACCCCAGGGACGACTGGTCACCTACTGTCGTGCTGCCGCTGTCCGCACTGCTCTACAGCTAGCTGGCTTGCAGATCACCAACCTGCCGGCACCCGCTTCGGCCTTTGCCCATCGTTGGTCCTTGGGCACGATCGCCGCTTGGGAACCGCTCCCTTCCCTGTCTCAAGCTGAGCAGGAGCACTTACACTGCCGCGCTGCCGTGCCTTATCGCGATCCGACGTTGCAGGATACCGCCGAAGTCATTCGCCAACGACGCGATCGCGAGCAGCAGCAGAGTGAGCTGGAGTCCACCAGTGCTTGGCGTCGACGCTGGGGCTTGCAGGCCGATCCCTAGCGGTGGTTTACAGACTCGGTCAGTACCCAATCAGGTCGGAGGACTTGAGCGCCCCGCAGGTAGGGATGCTCGATCGGTGGCTGATCTGCGGGGCAGTTGAAATGCAGGAGCAGACGGATGCAGCGCTCTAAGCTGCCCTGCACATACATTTGCTGAACGTCCAGCAGCGGCACGTTCTGCCAACCGGGGCGCTGGCGCGCGACCGCCGCTGGAAACATGGCATCAAGGTCACGGGTGACCGAGAAAGTCAGGCTAACAATATCGTCCGGGTTGAGAGGATTGCGGCGCTCGAGCTCATCCAGTAGTTCACTGACGGCTTCACGCATTGCTTCCGCCGTGTTTTCACGAACGGTCGTTGCACCTCGAATCGCTTTGACCCGCCACGACACGGCCTATCCTCCTGGGCAATCATCCCTCCAGAGTATCCCGTGATTCAGGCCAGACCTCAAGGACGGTAGAGCCAGAGTGGTTGACCAGCAGCCGTCAGCTCAAACTCCAGCCAATCAAGGCCGGCACCGACCTGTCCCAAGGGCAGCAGTCGACGAGTGAGGGGCTTGGGTTCTTCGATTGGCGCGAGGGTTGCTTTCTCAGGATCCAGCCCCACCAGTTCAGCCGCCCAACTCCGGGCATCTTCTTCAGTCCCCAGGCGATCGACTAACCCTAAGCTCAGCGCTTGCTCTCCCGTGAAAATTCGTCCATCGGCAAAGCTTTTCACGGTGTCAACGCTCAATTGCCGCGCCTCGGCGACCGTTTGGACAAATTGCTGATAGCTGGTGTCGATCAGGGTTTGCAGGATGTCCTTTTCGTTCTCAGTCAGCTCGCGATCGAAGGAAAGGATGTCCTTATAGGGACCGGATTTGATCACCTTGAAGGAGACACCAACCCGTTCCAGCAGGCGTTCAATGTTATTACCGCGCAGAATCACGCCAATGCTGCCCGTGATCGTACCGGGGTTGCTGACGATTTTGTCGGCTCCCATGCCAATGTAGACACCGCCTGACGCCGAGATATTGCCAAAGCTGGCGATGACTTTAGTTTGATGCTGGCTGCGCAGCCGCTTCAGGGCTTCATAGATTTCTTGAGAGTCGCCCACAGTCCCGCCCGGGCTATCAATCCGCAGCAGCAGTGCGGGATAGCCTCGTTCGGCCACAGTCTTTAGCGATCGCAATAGCCGTTGACGGGTTCCCCCGGCGATCGCCCCCGACACTTCGATGCGAGCAATTTGTTTGCGGGCACGGCGCGGGAAGGGCCAAACCATAGGGAATCCGAGAATGTTGAAGTTCTCTGATTGTAGGAAATCCCCGTTAGAGCTGAAGCCAAAAGCGGCGATCGCAGCCTTGTTAGAATGAGCGCCGACCTTTCCGCCATCGCTATGCCTGCTGCTGGGCCGCCTGCGCTCGCCAAGACTCCGCTTTTGCTGGCGCCCTTTTTCCTCTGGGGAACAGCCATGGTGGCCATGAAAGGCACCACCGATCACACCACCCCACTGTTTCTCGCGACTGTTCGCTTGCTACCAGCTGGACTGCTAGTTCTTCTCGCCGCCGTTTGGCTCGGTCGCCCTCATCCTCAGGGCTGGCGGGCTTGGGCTTGGATCAGTCTGTTTGCCGTGGTGGATGGCACCCTTTTCCAAGGCTTTTTGGCGGAAGGATTAGCGAGAACCGGAGCCGGTATTGGTTCCGTCATGATTGACTCGCAGCCACTGATTGTGGCGTTGCTGGCTTTTTGGCTGTTTGGAGAACGGATCGGACTTTGGGGCTGGCTCGGGCTGGCGATCGGCATTCTTGGCATCAGCCTGTTGGGGCTACCGGAAGCTTGGCTCTTGGCGGTGAGCGATCGCCTGCTGCAATGGCTACATTTACCACTTCATGCGGCCACACCAGCGATCGCGGATCTCTGGCCTACCGACCAAAACTGGCTGAGGGCACTATTCAACAATGGTCGCTGGCTGATGCTGCTTGCCGCCGCATCCATGGCCGTAGGCACAATTCTCAGTCGCTACGTCTCGCGTTGGGCTGACCCAATCGCAGCTACCGGCTGGCACATGGTGGTCGGATCCATTCCCCTCGCCTTTGGCAGCTGGAGCCTCGAAAGCCAGCAGTGGCAACAGCTCGGTCTGAATGATTGGCTAGCTTTGAGCTACGCGACCGTCTTTGGCAGTGCGATCGCCTACGGCCTCTTCTTCTACTTCGCGGCCAGCGGTAGTTTGACGAGTCTGAGTGCGCTGACGTTTCTCACGCCTGTCTTTGCCCTCCTGTTTGGCAACCTCTTTTTGGGCGAACAGTTGGGCATGATCCAGTGGGTTGGCGTTGTCCTCAGCTTGATCAGCATCCTGCTGATTAGCCAGCG
The sequence above is a segment of the Synechococcus elongatus PCC 11801 genome. Coding sequences within it:
- a CDS encoding TIGR03279 family radical SAM protein produces the protein MSRSSLQPARISRVLPDSIAAEIGFEPGDAIVSINGQQPRDLIDYQFLCSDEFLALEVLDAAGRSHQIDIEKDTDEGLGLEFETALFDGLIQCNNRCPFCFIDQQPPGKRESLYYKDDDYRLSFLYGSYLTLTNLSEAEWRRIAQLRLSPLYVSVHATDPDLRRRLLKNERAGLIVEQLQWFREHHLQIHAQVVVCPDLNDGAQLQRTLTDLAAFHTGDPATVASVAVVPVGLTRFRPTEDELRPVQPADAAATISLVEALQSQFQAELGSRFAWLADEWYLIAGQPLPAASWYEQYPQLENGVGSIRSFISEFERQAEALPPQIAPSRRLTWVVGNVVEQAFQPLQARLNRVQGLQVDLVGLASRYWGQALTVTGLLTGQDLIESLGDRDLGDGLLLPSVMLRHGDRCFLDDLTVADVETALNVPIYIAEGITGLMEQCLRSPLKPLAPDQPATTALL
- a CDS encoding undecaprenyl-diphosphate phosphatase — its product is MLIAVSSADRLDLWQAIVLGFVQGATEFLPISSTAHLKVVPVVLGWGDPGVAFTAVIQLGSIVAVLSYFRQDLTYVLRGLVSAVRQKDFRSESAQMGLGILFGTIPILIGGLLIKRFIPDYDNSPLRSLGAIAVVSIVMGLLLGASEQLSKHQRDLSQLRLADGLWMGLAQALALVPGVSRSGSTLTAGLFRGLKRDTAARFSFLLGIPAITIAGLVELKDLLEAGLDGSSLGVLAIGTLSSLIFSWLAIAWLLRFLRTHNTWSFVIYRIIFGGLILTAIATGTLQNI
- a CDS encoding chlororespiratory reduction protein 7: MANALLYREDAYVLLEPNQPERFVTPEEMLAYLEALIDRYPDNLPMGTAERGDRKAQAQDLLNTACEFETEPGLVVQWYVVRLEK
- a CDS encoding Ppx/GppA phosphatase family protein, producing the protein MSTEIVPHTQPSLPSELGSEPILAAIDVGTNSIHMVVVRIRPDLPAFDIIGTEKATVRLGDRDPATGELTEAAMERALQALQRCQAIAAARGATQIVAVATSAVREAPNGRQFLDRVIHEVGLEVDLISGPEEARRIYLGVLSGMDFQQRHHAIIDIGGGSTELILGAGQEPLCLTSTKVGAVRLTQEFIHTDPISPSEYTVLQAYVRGMVERAVDEVKAALPPSTPLRLIGTSGTIQALAALHAHQSQGGLPTTFNGYSLALSDLQQLVQQLRRMPFAERQTLPELSERRAEIIVAGAIVLQETMQMLGCDQITICERALREGLIVDWMLSHGLIEDKLRYQGSVRQRSVYNQARKFRVDVSHGEQVARLALSLFDQLQGYLHQWGEGERQLLWAAAILHNCGHHIDHSSHHKHSYYLIRHGGLLGYNETEIELIANLARYHRKSLPKKKHENFRTLPTKEQRRLVEQLSAILRAAVALDRRQVGAIASLHCRYLAPQRQLLLQLHPARSGEDCALELWSFDYNRHALEAAFAINVAAELVPQPLSTV
- a CDS encoding 4-hydroxybenzoate solanesyltransferase — its product is MSSSASRESTWLAVIRLLRWDKPAGRLILLIPALWAVVLASAGRPDFGLLLVIVSGGLAASAAGCVINDLWDRNLDPRVERTKQRPLASRRLSTRVGAIAAIVSLVAAWGLSQFLTPLGYWLCVAAVPVIVLYPGAKRVFPVPQLVLAIAWGFSVLISWAAVQGELQPATAALWAATLFWTLGFDTVYALADREDDIQVGIQSSARFFGDLAPQAIAACYLLTSLFLAWTGVLLNLHPLFWLTWGGATGLWVYQSWRLREPLPRSVYSQIFAENVSIGLLVLTGFWLGVGLL
- a CDS encoding S66 peptidase family protein, producing the protein MTSVWPEPLQPGDRLLAIAPSGCLRELDALQAALELWRQAGFQIDLAPHWQEQQGYLAGSDRDRLADLKAGWLDPHYRGLVCIRGGWGAARLLEGWDDWPTPPEPKWLIGFSDITTLLWTLTRQQRGAVHAPVLTTLAAEPPRSLQRLWDCLQGKPLEPLAGSVWVPGTAEGPIYPANLTVATHLLGTPWLPDLRGAILAIEDVSEQPYRLDRLLTQWRLSGQLQHLAGIAVGRFSQCDPPSDRPSFSVEAVLRDRLSDLGIPVLADLPFGHDGENAALPVWAIAQIQGDRLQIDWPAASQE